A genome region from Labilibaculum antarcticum includes the following:
- a CDS encoding SusC/RagA family TonB-linked outer membrane protein, with protein MKRKLNLLLLMLVLSITAYSQQMVVSGKVVVKESREPLPGVTVIEKGTTNGTTTDMDGNYSINVSGNGVLLYSFIGFETVSQEVKGQSLINIDLSESSIGLNEVVAVGYGVMKKSDVTGSVVSIKGETMEDQPFAGIDQALQGRVSGVTVTQNSGAPGGGVSLRVRGITSLTGNNEPLYVIDGVPLQGNSNNTSYSFSSLGGGSGQTKVSALSSINPSDIESIEVLKDASASAIYGSRGANGVVLITTKSGKKGKSKISYEGYYGVQQVGKYVDVMNLKEYAEYYADVLTTQGKDVPYEFQNPELLGEGTDWQKEIFRAAPIQNHQVSVSGGSEKTKFYTSLSYFDQQGIVINSDFRRFSTRLNLDHQVNDWIKVGNNVSMSNSKEHITLNDDEAGVISSALRQSPNIPVTYSDGSWGGPTDGIGVGNGRNPVAWSAIRNSELERYKINGNFFLDLTLAEGLTLRSEIGYDFNLNKTSVFNPTYEIGRETNEISTSSKSSSDSFFWVLKNYLNYLKSFGDHSINAMVGHESQKSTWENLSGARTGFLTNDITALNAGDALTATNGNSMGTHSIESYFGRFNYGFNGKYLMTATLRADASSNFGSNNKWGYFPSFSGAWVLSKESFMDNASDVLNYAKLRVGYGEVGNQDIGGYAYGASLRSITTVYGTGFSQANIANPDVKWESTRSTNIGIELGFLNNKIKLDLDVYKKTSKDFLFPQPLPSYLGAMNSASYMGLTPPMVNLGEMENKGIDISLTTRNITKPNFTWSSTFVFSTYKNELISMNSDEGAIFQTFEFNNTLTKTAEGEAVGQFYGYQVDGIFKDEADVNSSPSQGDIGEVNGVWVGDIKFKDINEDGKIDDADRTFIGNPHPDFTYSISNEMSYKNFDFSFTLQGSEGNDIYNWTRKLTEGMKEVTGNQAQTVANRFVAGVNEDTNIPRFAFGDPNNNSRVSDRFVEDGSFLKIQNVTLAYSFNKKQLARFSYINKLRIYATVQNLYTFTNYSGYDPEIGAYNQNSLLMGVDNGRYPVPRTFMMGVNVEF; from the coding sequence ATGAAAAGAAAACTTAATTTATTACTCTTAATGCTTGTTCTGAGCATTACTGCTTATTCACAGCAGATGGTAGTATCGGGTAAAGTAGTAGTCAAAGAATCCCGGGAGCCTCTACCAGGTGTTACAGTTATTGAGAAAGGGACTACAAATGGTACAACTACCGATATGGATGGTAATTATTCCATTAACGTATCAGGAAATGGTGTTTTACTTTATTCGTTCATTGGTTTCGAAACCGTAAGCCAAGAGGTTAAAGGACAATCTTTAATTAATATTGATCTTAGCGAATCTTCAATTGGATTGAATGAAGTTGTAGCAGTTGGTTATGGTGTAATGAAGAAGAGTGACGTTACTGGTTCGGTTGTTTCCATTAAAGGAGAAACAATGGAGGACCAGCCATTTGCTGGTATCGATCAGGCTCTTCAAGGTCGTGTTTCTGGAGTAACAGTTACCCAAAACTCCGGTGCTCCAGGTGGAGGTGTTTCTTTGCGTGTGCGTGGTATTACTTCATTAACCGGAAACAATGAACCATTGTATGTTATTGATGGGGTGCCTTTACAAGGTAATTCAAATAATACTTCTTATTCATTCTCTTCTTTAGGAGGGGGTAGTGGACAGACAAAAGTAAGTGCTTTGTCTAGTATTAACCCTTCAGATATTGAATCGATTGAAGTATTGAAAGATGCTTCGGCTTCGGCAATTTACGGATCTCGTGGTGCTAATGGAGTTGTTTTGATTACAACCAAGAGTGGTAAGAAAGGAAAATCAAAAATATCATATGAAGGTTATTACGGTGTTCAGCAAGTTGGAAAATATGTTGACGTAATGAATTTAAAAGAATACGCTGAATACTATGCGGATGTATTAACAACACAAGGTAAAGATGTTCCTTATGAATTTCAAAATCCTGAGTTGTTGGGAGAAGGAACTGATTGGCAAAAAGAAATTTTTCGTGCGGCTCCAATTCAAAACCATCAGGTTTCTGTTTCAGGAGGAAGTGAGAAAACTAAATTTTATACTTCATTAAGTTATTTTGATCAGCAAGGTATTGTAATCAATTCAGATTTTCGCAGGTTTTCAACTCGCTTGAATTTAGATCATCAGGTGAACGATTGGATTAAAGTTGGAAACAATGTTTCGATGAGTAATTCTAAAGAACACATTACTTTGAATGATGATGAAGCTGGTGTAATTAGTTCTGCATTAAGACAATCTCCAAATATTCCGGTTACTTATTCTGACGGAAGCTGGGGTGGACCAACCGATGGAATTGGTGTTGGAAATGGTAGAAATCCGGTAGCTTGGTCGGCGATCAGAAATAGTGAATTAGAGCGTTATAAAATTAATGGAAACTTTTTTCTTGATTTAACTTTAGCCGAAGGCTTAACATTAAGAAGTGAAATCGGTTACGACTTCAATTTAAATAAGACAAGTGTATTCAATCCTACTTACGAAATTGGTAGAGAAACCAATGAAATCAGTACTTCTTCAAAATCCAGCAGTGATAGTTTCTTTTGGGTGTTGAAGAACTATTTAAACTACCTAAAATCTTTTGGTGATCATTCAATCAATGCAATGGTTGGTCATGAGTCTCAAAAGTCAACTTGGGAGAATTTAAGTGGTGCAAGAACAGGATTTCTAACCAATGATATCACAGCATTAAATGCGGGTGATGCCTTAACAGCAACCAATGGGAACTCAATGGGAACTCATAGTATCGAATCTTATTTTGGTCGTTTTAACTATGGTTTCAACGGAAAATACTTAATGACAGCAACACTTCGTGCTGATGCGTCATCAAATTTTGGATCAAATAATAAATGGGGATATTTCCCATCATTTTCCGGAGCTTGGGTCCTTAGTAAGGAGTCTTTTATGGATAATGCTTCTGATGTGTTGAACTATGCAAAGTTACGTGTAGGTTACGGTGAAGTAGGAAATCAGGACATTGGAGGATATGCTTATGGCGCAAGTCTAAGAAGTATCACTACTGTTTACGGTACTGGTTTCTCACAAGCTAACATTGCAAATCCTGATGTGAAATGGGAGTCAACAAGATCAACCAATATTGGTATAGAACTTGGATTCTTGAATAACAAAATCAAATTGGATCTTGATGTTTACAAAAAGACTTCGAAAGATTTCTTGTTTCCTCAGCCACTTCCAAGTTATTTAGGAGCAATGAATTCAGCTTCTTATATGGGACTAACACCTCCAATGGTGAATTTGGGTGAAATGGAAAATAAAGGAATAGATATTTCTTTAACAACCAGAAACATAACTAAACCTAACTTTACCTGGTCATCAACATTTGTTTTCTCTACTTATAAAAATGAGTTGATTAGCATGAACAGTGACGAAGGAGCAATATTTCAAACTTTTGAATTCAATAACACATTGACTAAAACAGCAGAAGGAGAAGCTGTTGGCCAGTTTTACGGATATCAGGTTGATGGAATTTTTAAAGATGAGGCTGACGTAAATTCAAGTCCGTCACAAGGCGATATAGGCGAAGTAAATGGTGTTTGGGTTGGAGATATCAAATTTAAAGATATCAACGAAGATGGTAAAATTGATGATGCCGATCGTACTTTTATCGGTAATCCTCACCCAGATTTTACGTACAGTATCTCGAATGAAATGTCATACAAAAACTTCGATTTCTCCTTCACATTACAAGGATCTGAAGGAAATGATATTTACAACTGGACTCGTAAGTTAACCGAAGGAATGAAAGAGGTTACCGGTAATCAGGCTCAAACGGTAGCTAATCGCTTTGTTGCAGGAGTAAATGAAGATACCAACATTCCTCGTTTCGCATTTGGCGATCCTAATAACAACAGTAGAGTTTCTGATCGTTTTGTTGAGGATGGTTCATTCTTGAAAATTCAGAACGTAACACTAGCTTATTCTTTTAACAAGAAACAATTGGCAAGATTCTCTTATATCAACAAGTTAAGAATTTACGCTACTGTTCAGAACCTATACACATTCACTAACTACTCGGGTTACGATCCTGAAATTGGTGCTTACAACCAAAACTCACTGTTAATGGGAGTTGATAATGGTCGTTATCCTGTTCCACGTACATTTATGATGGGTGTTAATGTTGAATTCTAA
- a CDS encoding ABC transporter ATP-binding protein has product MIRLQNIHKSYITGTNKLHVLKGIDLHIKEGELVSIMGSSGSGKSTLLNILGLLDNHDEGVYILNQQEIKSMSETKAAKLRNNLLGFVFQSFNLISFKNAMENVALPLYYQKVARKKRNKIALEYLDKMGLKDWAEHMPNELSGGQKQRVAIARSMITQPKIILADEPTGALDSKTSIEVMDLLKEINQSGITVIIVTHENDIAHMTDRIINLKDGRIESIIENKKINSMESIKVPQQ; this is encoded by the coding sequence ATGATTCGATTACAAAACATTCACAAATCGTATATTACCGGTACTAATAAACTACATGTTTTAAAGGGGATTGATTTGCATATAAAGGAAGGCGAATTAGTTTCTATCATGGGTTCATCCGGGTCTGGAAAATCTACGCTTCTTAATATACTTGGTCTTTTAGATAATCATGATGAAGGAGTGTATATTTTAAATCAGCAGGAAATAAAATCAATGAGTGAAACCAAAGCTGCTAAGCTTCGAAATAATCTCCTCGGATTTGTGTTTCAATCTTTTAACCTGATCTCTTTTAAAAATGCAATGGAAAATGTTGCCCTCCCATTGTATTACCAAAAAGTTGCAAGAAAAAAGAGAAATAAAATAGCCTTGGAGTATCTGGATAAAATGGGACTGAAAGATTGGGCGGAACACATGCCAAATGAACTTTCTGGTGGTCAAAAGCAAAGAGTTGCCATTGCCCGTTCGATGATCACCCAACCAAAGATTATTTTAGCCGATGAACCTACCGGTGCCTTAGATTCAAAAACATCAATTGAAGTGATGGATCTTTTAAAAGAAATTAATCAATCGGGAATCACCGTTATTATTGTTACACACGAAAATGACATTGCCCATATGACCGATCGGATTATTAATCTAAAAGATGGTAGAATTGAATCAATTATTGAGAATAAAAAAATCAATAGTATGGAGTCTATAAAAGTTCCTCAGCAATAA
- a CDS encoding deoxyguanosinetriphosphate triphosphohydrolase, with amino-acid sequence MKWNSLLSAKRFGQEDQFSSVQQKDIRSQFQRDYDRLIFSSPFRRLQNKTQVFPLPGSIFVHNRLTHSLEVSSVGRSLGNALADRLIQLNLVDDTLLIKEIGSIVAGACLAHDLGNPPFGHSGEKALSHFFSDGKGKELQDRFTSDEWCDLTNFEGNANALRLLTHAFNGRRKGGFALTYSSIASVVKYPWESNKIEIVKKRKYGFFQAEKADYIKIAEELGIPELSSGIFARFPLVYLVEAADDICYQIMDIEDAHKLKILSTDETMELLRSFYHPHKDKDILNRIEETCLEVTDINEQIAYMRAGVIGKLISECVNVFVDNYDLIMEGKFQSSLIKEIDEISLSAYKRCTKVAVSRIYRHRSVVEIELAGYKILGTLLDEFVTAVLEPENFYSKNLLFLIPEQYRVNGESEYEKIMSILDFVSGMTDVFALDLYRTIKGIELPGIN; translated from the coding sequence ATGAAGTGGAATAGTTTACTCTCAGCAAAACGCTTTGGTCAGGAAGACCAATTTTCTTCTGTTCAGCAGAAAGATATTAGATCTCAATTTCAACGCGATTACGATCGATTGATATTTTCATCTCCTTTTCGACGCTTGCAAAATAAAACACAAGTATTTCCTTTGCCCGGGAGTATTTTTGTGCACAATAGATTAACGCATAGTCTTGAGGTTTCCAGTGTTGGGCGGTCTTTAGGGAATGCACTTGCGGATAGGCTTATTCAATTAAATTTAGTTGATGATACTCTTTTAATTAAAGAAATTGGGAGCATTGTTGCAGGAGCCTGTTTGGCTCACGATTTGGGTAATCCTCCATTTGGTCATTCGGGAGAGAAGGCGTTATCTCATTTTTTCTCTGATGGGAAAGGAAAAGAATTGCAAGACAGATTTACTTCGGATGAGTGGTGTGATTTGACCAATTTTGAAGGAAATGCGAATGCTTTGCGATTGTTAACTCATGCATTTAACGGCAGAAGAAAAGGTGGCTTTGCCTTAACCTATTCGAGCATTGCTTCTGTTGTGAAATATCCTTGGGAAAGCAATAAAATAGAGATTGTTAAGAAACGAAAGTATGGCTTCTTCCAGGCAGAAAAGGCCGACTATATTAAAATTGCTGAGGAGCTGGGAATTCCTGAATTGTCATCGGGAATATTTGCACGTTTCCCATTGGTTTATTTAGTTGAGGCCGCAGATGATATTTGTTATCAGATTATGGATATTGAGGATGCTCACAAACTAAAAATACTAAGTACCGATGAAACGATGGAATTACTTCGGAGTTTTTATCATCCCCATAAGGATAAAGATATTCTGAACCGAATTGAAGAAACTTGCCTGGAGGTTACTGACATTAATGAGCAAATCGCATACATGCGAGCAGGAGTTATTGGAAAACTAATTTCGGAATGTGTAAATGTATTTGTTGATAATTATGACTTGATTATGGAGGGGAAATTTCAATCAAGCTTAATTAAAGAGATCGATGAAATTTCTTTATCGGCTTATAAAAGATGTACGAAAGTTGCTGTTTCGCGAATCTATCGTCATCGATCGGTTGTTGAAATAGAATTAGCTGGGTATAAAATATTGGGCACTCTTTTGGATGAGTTCGTTACTGCGGTTTTGGAACCTGAAAATTTTTATTCTAAGAATCTGCTTTTCCTAATTCCTGAGCAGTATCGAGTAAATGGAGAATCTGAATATGAGAAAATCATGTCGATACTAGATTTTGTTTCTGGAATGACCGATGTTTTTGCTTTGGATTTGTATCGAACCATAAAGGGGATAGAATTACCTGGAATCAATTAA